The following DNA comes from Mesotoga infera.
AAGCGATCAGACGGGCAATAGTCTCTGGTTTGATAGATATTATTGCTTCGGATCACGCACCACACACATTAGAAGAAAAAACATCTGAAGTACCTGCTAGAGGCTTTTCGGGAGTAGAGCTACTTTTCCCGCTCTCATACACCGCCCTTGTCAGTGAAGGGCTTCTCTCTCTACAAGCATTGACTAAGCTTCTCACATTTAATTCTTCGAATCTCTTGGGAATAAATCCCGCTTGTCTTGAAGAGGGAGAACGAGCCGATATCGTCCTTTTTGATCCCAATGAATCATGGATTGTCGAAGAGTCCTCTATGTATTCAAAAGGGAAGAATACTCCCTTCCTGGGGAAGAAACTAGAAGCGAAGGTGAAGTATACCATAGCCTCTGGAAAAATAGTCTACCCCTTCATTGGAGAGTCAGTATGAATGTTGTGAATGAAAAATGTGAAGTGATAAGAAACGAAAGGGTTAGTTCCGACGGGCATATACTGGTTCTTAATTCTAGAGATATCTCCCGACAGACCCTTCCCGGGCAGTTTGTTGAAATCGGTTGTTATGGAGAAGATATGATTTTGAGAAGACCATTTTCCGTCTTTGATGTCTCAAGTGAAAGCCTATCCCTATTCATAAAGATTGTTGGAAAGGGGACAAAATGGTTGAGTGAACTCAATTCCGGATCTATTGTTGATCTCATAGGACCGCTGGGAAATGGATTCACCGTGTCTAGCAAAAGCAGATCGCTATTGATTGGAGGGGGATGTGGCATCGCTTCACTGAATCTTCTTTCTCGAAAGCTATTTGATTCAGATAGTAACTCGGACACTATTTTTGGCTTCTCAAAACCCGAGGAGATCCCTCAAGAAGTCATCGAAGGATTTCAGAAGAGAGCAAACAGAGTTTTAGTAACCGTTGACAAAGGACCTTACCCCTTCATAGGAAACGTTGTGGACAGGTTGAAGGAAATTGATCTGGAAAACTACGACAGATTCTACTGTTGCGGCCCAACAAGAATGTTGAAGGCACTCGAACCCTTTCTATGCAAGAGAGAAGTCGAGGTATCTCTTGAAGCACGTATGGCATGCGGCATCGGGGTCTGTTATGGCTGCACCATCAGTACAAAACACGGTAGCAAGCGAGTCTGTCTAGATGGACCGGTTTTCAAAATGGAAGAGGTTGAATGGAATGAAATGTAATCTGAGAACAGATCTTGGACGTATAGGCATTTTGCGTAATCCCATAATCATTTCTTCAGGGACTTTTGGACTGTCCAAACCGTATTTTGACCTTCTGGAATCTGAATATGTCGGAGCGGTAGTAACAAAGACGATCACTTTGAATCCGAAGGAGGGTAACGCTCAGCCGAGAATCCTGGAGGGTCCTTCCTCAATGATAAATTCGATCGGCCTCGAAAACCCCGGCGTTCTCAGTTTTATCGAAGAATACAAAGACGGGTATGGAAAATTGGAAATTCCAGTAATAGTTAGTATAAGTGGAAATTCAGTATCTGAGTTTGTTGAGATAGCTGACAGACTAAATGACATAGATGGGGCAGCCGCCATTGAACTAAATCTTTCCTGCCCGAATGTCGATTCGGAAGGACTCTCTTTCGGGTCAAGCCCTGAGAGAATTGGCAATGTCGTATCTGAATGCAGCAAGACCAGCAAATACCCGCTGATCGCTAAACTCAGCCCTTTCCAATCTATTGATGCTTCCTTCGCCAGAAGTGCAGAAATGGCAGGGGCATCGGCAATATCACTGATAAATACCGTACCAGCCATGAAGATTGACATAAACAGATTCAGATCTGCATTAGGTGCCCTATCCGGTGGAATGTCCGGACCAGCAATTAGACCCATCGCGCTGAAAATGGTCTACGAAATCAGTAGGGATATTGATCTTCCCATAATCGGTATGGGCGGAATTTCAAACGGCGAGGATGCAGTAGAGTTTATTATGGCGGGAGCCACCGCAATCTCTATCGGAACTATGAATATGATTGATCCCTCAATACCCAAATCAATCACCAAGTTTTTCGAGAACTTCATGCAAGTTCATTCATTATTAGATACTGCGGAAATTGCCCAAAGATTCATCCAAAGAAACTCTTGACTTTGGCGACGAACTGTCTCGCCTTCTCCTCTATCTCCTCCGGGCTCCCCTTAGTCAGATCGGATCCTATACCGACAGCGGCGGTACCTGCTTTGAACCATGTGTCTATGTTGTCGAGATTGACTCCTCCCGACACCACACACAGCGCCTCGGGGAAGGGGCCCCTAAGTGATTTCACAAAGGAGGGTGAAAGTACATCGCCGGGGAAGACTTTGACCATCGAGCTGCCCAGCGAAGTTGCCTTCACATATTCTGTCGGTGTCATAATCCCAGGAAGATAAAGCATCTCGAGCGCTCTGGACTGTATTGCAAGTTCTTCCGATAGATGAGGACTGACTACGTACTTAGCGCCGCTCTTAACGGCTTTGCTGAACTGGTCGTCTGTGATAACAGTTCCGGCTCCAACGTAGGCACCCTCTATCTCTTTTGAGAGAATTGAAATCGCCTTGGGGGCGTCGGGAACCGTGAAGGTTATTTCGAGGATTTTCACGCCTCCCCTGAAACAGCTTCTTCCAATCTCGACGCATCTCTCCACGCTGTCGCTTCTGATAACGGCCATTATCCTTTCTTGCAGGATAATATTCTTCACTTCTATCCCTCCATTCGAATTTTATCTAGAGCATTATTCTTCCAAATGATTTTAGGATCAGAAGAACTCTCAAGGTTATTATAGCAACCCACTCATCCCAGGCCCTGCTCATTTCGCCATCGTAGAAGCTCTTGGACCAAGTGGGCTTGATCTTCCCGTGAGTCTGAAGCTCGTCAATATAGTATTCGATATTCTTTTCAATCAACTCTCTATCGACGCAAAAGAACTCTTCGGGAGAAGCAACGAAATCCAAAGGCTTGGCCACATACTCCGTTCTCCATTCCTCCTCATCCTCACTAACCAAGGTGCAGACTGCTTCAGAGAGCTTTGATCTTAAGCTTGCAGCCGTTTTTTCGTCAAGCAATCTGTAAAGCCTTATGAAGCAGAATATCTCGTGAAAAGAGGTAAACACACTCATGCTATCCAGATACCTGACCGCTTGAGAAAGAAGCTCATCTACATCTAGATTGGTTAATTCTCTGTATTTGCTCAGATATCCTGTGATTTCCGCAGTTGGGTTGCCCCAGTTAGCATCGATCGCGCACATGCCCTTCTCTTCATCGAATTCCCACCAGGGAGCGTGCGGGTAATCATTCACCGTCTTCGGAACTGCCAACCATCCCTCCCTTTCCGGAACATATGTGTTGTCCAAATAGGAAATCGCTTTTGAGATTATTCCCTTGGCAAGCGGTATGTCATCGAAATTAATAAGGTGTTGAAGCGCTACAGACGTTGCTATGGGTGATGAAGCTGGTAATCTGAAGTCTGGTTCAATTGCATTTCCAAATCCGCCATCGCTATTCTGATAACCGGCGATTTCCTCGACAACGCTGTTTGCCGGGCCATCCATGAAGTAATAGGCGAACAGTCTCTTTTCCAGCTCTCTCCCGTTCTCAAGGATCGTATACTGTGCTCTCCTAAAAGGCTCCCTTTCAAGATAGAGCATTTCAAATACCCCCTTTATGTTGTCCTTTCATTTCTGCAAATACCACTCAGCAAGATTCTCGTAAAGCTCCCCTCTGCCCGGGACCGGCCCGATGAGCTGGCTATTCCAAAAAGCGTAAGAAAGATTGTAGGCGAAAACCAGAACCGGCACATCATTTGTCCATATCCTGTATGATCCGAGATAATAAGGAGTGCGACTTGACCAGTCGGGCTCAATAGAAGCCCTTCTCATAATCCTGAAGATCTGCTGATTCACATAACCTACTTCCCAGCCTGACTCCAAATCATACTCGTACTCACTGGTCCATGGGGCTATCTCGGGATAGTCGAAGGCCTGGACTCGAAGATAGGCCAGCTCATAATCGCCTTCATCTATGTCACGGAGAAGACTTCCCCAATCGAGCCTTTCCACTTCGAGTTTCACACCTATCTTGTCCCAGCTCTTCTGGAGCTCCTCCAGCAATATATTCTCAACTCCATGATAGACCTTGATCGACAAAGTTACGCTATCGGGATGACCTGCATTTGAAAGGAAGATCTTTGCCTTCTCCGGATCGTACGGAAGATCCACTATCTGAGCTTGCAGGGTCTTAGAGATAGCCGTTCTGGGATCTACAGGAATAAAAGTCCCGATAGAATTGGGGAGGGCTTTAAGAAGTGATTCATAATCTATAGACATCTTGAGCGCCTGCCTAACTCCTTTTTCTGCCAGC
Coding sequences within:
- a CDS encoding dihydroorotate dehydrogenase electron transfer subunit; the encoded protein is MDCRRVLYVFKREEYSLPGEETRSEGEVYHSLWKNSLPLHWRVSMNVVNEKCEVIRNERVSSDGHILVLNSRDISRQTLPGQFVEIGCYGEDMILRRPFSVFDVSSESLSLFIKIVGKGTKWLSELNSGSIVDLIGPLGNGFTVSSKSRSLLIGGGCGIASLNLLSRKLFDSDSNSDTIFGFSKPEEIPQEVIEGFQKRANRVLVTVDKGPYPFIGNVVDRLKEIDLENYDRFYCCGPTRMLKALEPFLCKREVEVSLEARMACGIGVCYGCTISTKHGSKRVCLDGPVFKMEEVEWNEM
- a CDS encoding dihydroorotate dehydrogenase; its protein translation is MDRFSKWKRLNGMKCNLRTDLGRIGILRNPIIISSGTFGLSKPYFDLLESEYVGAVVTKTITLNPKEGNAQPRILEGPSSMINSIGLENPGVLSFIEEYKDGYGKLEIPVIVSISGNSVSEFVEIADRLNDIDGAAAIELNLSCPNVDSEGLSFGSSPERIGNVVSECSKTSKYPLIAKLSPFQSIDASFARSAEMAGASAISLINTVPAMKIDINRFRSALGALSGGMSGPAIRPIALKMVYEISRDIDLPIIGMGGISNGEDAVEFIMAGATAISIGTMNMIDPSIPKSITKFFENFMQVHSLLDTAEIAQRFIQRNS
- a CDS encoding dihydroorotase is translated as AIRRAIVSGLIDIIASDHAPHTLEEKTSEVPARGFSGVELLFPLSYTALVSEGLLSLQALTKLLTFNSSNLLGINPACLEEGERADIVLFDPNESWIVEESSMYSKGKNTPFLGKKLEAKVKYTIASGKIVYPFIGESV
- a CDS encoding bifunctional 4-hydroxy-2-oxoglutarate aldolase/2-dehydro-3-deoxy-phosphogluconate aldolase, translating into MKNIILQERIMAVIRSDSVERCVEIGRSCFRGGVKILEITFTVPDAPKAISILSKEIEGAYVGAGTVITDDQFSKAVKSGAKYVVSPHLSEELAIQSRALEMLYLPGIMTPTEYVKATSLGSSMVKVFPGDVLSPSFVKSLRGPFPEALCVVSGGVNLDNIDTWFKAGTAAVGIGSDLTKGSPEEIEEKARQFVAKVKSFFG